One genomic window of Actinoplanes lobatus includes the following:
- the murJ gene encoding murein biosynthesis integral membrane protein MurJ yields MAVATLASRVAGFLRILVLAAALGLGGRLLDTYNLANTVPNAVYELIVGGTMASIVVPLLTRAALREPDGGVLYAQRLLSLIVYVLGAVTVLAVVAAPLLIDLYAPGFTPDQRDLAIVFSRFFLPQILFYGVSATTGAILNIRGRFATGAWAPLVNSVIVIAVGLVYLAIGGATGTGLTTGELLLLAVGTTAGVFAQALLVVWALRRSGFPIRLHLDPRGIAIRRIGKLGVWVLVAVVASQTLTAAATRAASWGGAGGITAFQNASAVYLVPFAVIAVSVMTAMLPRLSEYAARGEHQRVTVGLSRAVRTALVVMAPIAAAFVLLGPTVAVVLFDHGNSDPATVRVLGLVLTSFGLTLVPFTSYMILQRGLYALQDTRTSALITALVAAVGVAGCAVAGAVLPKRDIVIGIPVAYAVAYLAGLIVTALVLRRRLGHIDGWRLVRTHLRVLAATAAGAGCAGLVLWVTGPASWTGALLTLLGAVAAGGAGYLLAGRLMRLAELRHLLNTALPGLRTW; encoded by the coding sequence ATGGCCGTCGCCACCCTCGCCTCGCGGGTCGCCGGGTTCCTGCGGATCCTGGTGCTCGCCGCCGCGCTGGGGCTGGGCGGCCGGCTGCTCGACACGTACAACCTGGCCAACACCGTGCCGAACGCCGTCTACGAGCTGATCGTCGGCGGCACCATGGCCAGCATCGTGGTACCGCTGCTCACCCGGGCGGCGCTGCGCGAACCCGACGGCGGGGTGCTCTACGCGCAGCGGCTGCTGTCCCTGATCGTGTACGTGCTCGGCGCGGTCACCGTACTGGCCGTGGTCGCCGCACCGCTGCTGATCGACCTGTACGCCCCCGGCTTCACCCCCGATCAGCGGGACCTGGCCATCGTGTTCAGCCGGTTCTTCCTCCCGCAGATCCTCTTCTACGGTGTCAGCGCGACCACCGGCGCCATCCTCAACATCCGCGGCCGGTTCGCCACCGGAGCCTGGGCGCCCCTGGTGAACAGCGTCATCGTCATCGCGGTGGGGCTCGTCTACCTGGCGATCGGCGGCGCCACCGGCACCGGCCTGACCACCGGGGAATTGCTGCTGCTCGCGGTCGGCACGACGGCCGGGGTGTTCGCGCAGGCGCTGCTCGTGGTGTGGGCGCTGCGCCGCAGCGGCTTCCCGATCCGGCTGCACCTGGACCCGCGCGGCATCGCCATCCGGCGGATCGGGAAGCTCGGCGTGTGGGTGCTGGTGGCGGTCGTCGCCTCACAGACGCTCACCGCGGCGGCGACCCGGGCCGCGTCCTGGGGCGGCGCGGGCGGCATCACCGCCTTCCAGAACGCGAGCGCCGTCTACCTCGTGCCGTTCGCGGTCATCGCGGTGTCGGTGATGACCGCCATGCTGCCCCGGCTCAGCGAGTACGCGGCACGCGGCGAACACCAGCGGGTCACCGTCGGGCTGTCCCGGGCGGTGCGCACCGCCCTGGTGGTGATGGCGCCGATCGCGGCCGCCTTCGTGCTGCTCGGCCCGACCGTCGCGGTGGTGCTGTTCGACCACGGCAACAGCGATCCGGCGACGGTCCGGGTGCTGGGCCTGGTCCTGACCTCGTTCGGGCTCACCCTGGTGCCGTTCACCAGCTACATGATCCTCCAGCGTGGCCTGTACGCCCTCCAGGACACCCGGACGTCGGCGCTGATCACGGCGCTGGTCGCCGCGGTCGGGGTGGCCGGATGCGCCGTCGCCGGGGCGGTGCTGCCGAAACGGGACATCGTCATCGGCATCCCGGTGGCGTACGCGGTCGCCTACCTGGCCGGGCTCATCGTGACCGCCCTCGTGCTGCGCCGGCGGCTCGGCCACATCGACGGGTGGCGCCTCGTCCGTACCCATCTGCGGGTTCTGGCGGCGACCGCGGCCGGCGCGGGATGCGCCGGCCTGGTCCTCTGGGTCACCGGCCCGGCCTCCTGGACGGGCGCCCTGCTCACCCTGCTGGGCGCGGTGGCCGCGGGTGGCGCCGGCTACCTGCTCGCCGGGCGGCTGATGCGCCTCGCCGAGCTGCGGCACCTGCTGAACACCGCGCTGCCGGGCCTGCGGACCTGGTGA
- a CDS encoding aromatic ring-hydroxylating oxygenase subunit alpha has translation MTNVDGRDVKDIGSGYDTDPGRSMSLRAEAYLDPKWLDLEQRAVFARTWQWVCHVEKLRAPGSYVAATVAGMPVAVVRDSGGTLRAFYNVCKHRAHELLSGSGVTKSIVCPYHAWVYDLDGGLRRARKTDRMRGFDPGEIRLDRIRAEEFGGFVYVNLDPDAAPLAEQAPDLAAEIARWAPDVASLTFAKRLTYDIRSNWKNVIDNFLECYHCHVAHREFVALVDMDTYEVRTHGIWSSHFAEAGRADNPAYNVAGASVTQHAVWWLWPNTCLLRYPGRGNFMVLQVIPAGPDRTLETWDFYFETPELDGAEAEAVRYIDEVLQQQDIAIVESVQRGMATPAFDQGRIVYDPEAPGLSEHGVHHFHGLLLQAYEDFVLRR, from the coding sequence ATGACCAATGTCGATGGGCGGGACGTCAAGGACATCGGATCCGGGTACGACACCGATCCCGGGCGGTCGATGTCGCTGCGGGCCGAGGCGTACCTCGACCCGAAGTGGCTGGATCTCGAACAACGGGCCGTTTTCGCCCGCACCTGGCAGTGGGTCTGTCACGTGGAAAAGCTGCGGGCGCCGGGCAGTTATGTGGCGGCGACGGTGGCCGGGATGCCGGTCGCCGTGGTCCGCGACTCCGGCGGCACCCTGCGCGCCTTCTACAACGTGTGCAAGCACCGGGCCCATGAGCTGCTGTCCGGCTCGGGCGTCACGAAAAGCATCGTCTGCCCGTACCATGCTTGGGTCTATGACCTCGACGGCGGCCTGCGCCGGGCCCGAAAGACCGACCGGATGCGGGGTTTCGATCCCGGAGAGATCCGCCTGGACCGGATCCGGGCCGAGGAGTTCGGCGGTTTCGTCTACGTCAACCTGGATCCGGACGCCGCGCCGCTGGCCGAACAGGCGCCGGACCTGGCCGCCGAGATCGCCCGGTGGGCGCCGGACGTCGCGTCGCTGACGTTCGCGAAGCGGCTCACCTACGACATCCGGTCCAACTGGAAGAACGTCATCGACAACTTCCTGGAGTGCTACCACTGTCATGTCGCGCACCGCGAGTTCGTGGCGCTGGTCGACATGGACACCTACGAGGTGCGCACGCACGGCATCTGGTCCAGCCATTTCGCCGAGGCGGGGCGGGCGGACAATCCGGCGTACAACGTGGCCGGCGCCTCGGTGACCCAGCACGCGGTGTGGTGGCTGTGGCCGAACACGTGCCTGCTGCGGTATCCGGGGCGTGGCAATTTCATGGTATTGCAGGTGATTCCGGCCGGGCCGGACCGGACGCTCGAGACGTGGGACTTCTACTTCGAGACGCCCGAGCTGGACGGGGCCGAGGCCGAGGCGGTCCGCTACATCGACGAGGTGCTCCAGCAGCAGGACATCGCGATCGTGGAGAGCGTCCAGCGTGGCATGGCGACGCCCGCTTTCGATCAGGGACGGATCGTGTACGACCCGGAGGCGCCCGGTCTCTCCGAACACGGCGTGCACCACTTCCACGGCCTGCTTCTCCAGGCGTACGAGGATTTCGTGCTCCGGCGGTGA
- a CDS encoding PAS domain-containing hybrid sensor histidine kinase/response regulator, whose translation MQGRKRTGKRHDEGILSSVVSSTADAIIGCNTQGRITAWNPAAERIYGYRCDEARRRPVTMLYPADVAERDWQIFQKALRGTPTAQVRTVRLHKDGTRVPVRMSFAPIEGTDGSVRGVVSVAHELTDEIRSEARMTALLEATPDAIVGVDPGGRIVFANRSCERLLGYRPEELTGRQAEMLFAQDARADMIELCERLFADPRLRDRTRTLTTRLRRRDGTELPGETTLSWREEPGGPLLIAATRDLTEQHRAEDKLRALLEAVPEAITGVSLDGRIVMANRGTERLLGYSREELLNEPYDRLLPGYERERVARMVAGLFESELPSTVVYVDILRADGTLVPTESTVSRFDGGGERMLLVAGRDITDRVAAERERARLAEQVQRQRTQRLEALGQLAGGVAHDFNNLLAVISNYTELLGDEVTDLARSDPKQWQPFADDLDRIRKAAERGAALTQRLLTFSRRDLSRPRVLEPGAVLDRLLPSLRTAVGEGHELRLTAVPELWPVLLDPGQLDQLLVNLAINARDAMPGGGPVVIDADNLRFDGDDPGYQPPPETGRRYLRLRVTDTGVGMSADVAARAFEPFFTTKTKNPGTGLGLAAVYGIVGQAGGCLAVTSIPGAGTTMTVLLPATDEAYSDPADEIVPDDGGPDGGEPGRYHVILLADDEEGVRESTARALSRHGYRVLTAPDGPAALTLAHQHRDEIDVLLTDVIMPRMHGGELAQRVVELIPDIRVIYMSGYAEPLLDVAPAGSTATPLLEKPFAIAELLRTLRPGPIRSDGRGTGMHVT comes from the coding sequence ATGCAGGGCAGGAAACGAACCGGGAAGAGGCATGACGAGGGCATCCTGTCGTCGGTCGTGAGTTCCACGGCGGACGCCATCATCGGCTGCAACACGCAGGGGCGGATCACCGCATGGAATCCGGCGGCCGAGCGGATCTACGGCTACCGCTGCGACGAGGCCCGACGCCGGCCGGTGACGATGTTGTACCCGGCCGACGTCGCCGAGCGTGACTGGCAGATCTTCCAGAAGGCCCTCCGGGGCACCCCCACGGCGCAGGTGCGGACCGTACGGCTGCACAAGGACGGCACGCGCGTACCGGTCCGGATGTCGTTCGCGCCGATCGAGGGCACCGACGGGTCGGTACGCGGCGTGGTCAGCGTCGCCCACGAGCTGACCGACGAGATCCGGTCGGAGGCCCGGATGACGGCGCTGCTGGAGGCGACCCCGGACGCGATCGTCGGCGTCGACCCCGGCGGGCGGATCGTGTTCGCCAACCGGTCCTGCGAACGGCTGCTGGGGTACCGGCCGGAGGAGCTGACCGGCCGGCAGGCGGAGATGCTCTTCGCCCAGGACGCCCGCGCCGACATGATCGAGCTGTGTGAGCGCCTGTTCGCCGATCCCCGGCTGCGCGACCGCACCCGGACGCTGACCACCCGGCTGCGGCGCCGGGACGGCACCGAGTTGCCCGGCGAGACGACGCTGAGCTGGCGGGAGGAGCCCGGCGGGCCGCTGCTCATCGCGGCGACCCGCGACCTGACCGAGCAGCACCGGGCGGAGGACAAGCTGCGGGCGCTGCTCGAGGCGGTGCCGGAGGCGATCACCGGGGTCTCGCTCGACGGCCGGATCGTGATGGCCAACCGGGGCACCGAGAGGCTGCTCGGCTACTCCCGGGAGGAGTTGCTGAACGAGCCCTACGACCGGCTTCTGCCCGGGTACGAGCGGGAGCGCGTCGCCCGGATGGTGGCCGGCCTGTTCGAGTCCGAGCTGCCGTCGACCGTGGTCTACGTCGACATCCTCCGGGCCGACGGGACCCTGGTGCCCACCGAGAGCACGGTGTCCCGGTTCGACGGCGGCGGCGAGCGCATGCTGCTGGTCGCCGGCCGCGACATCACCGACCGGGTGGCGGCCGAACGGGAACGGGCCCGCCTCGCCGAGCAGGTGCAGCGGCAGCGGACCCAGCGGCTGGAGGCCCTCGGACAGCTGGCCGGCGGTGTCGCCCACGACTTCAACAACCTGCTCGCCGTCATTTCCAACTACACCGAGCTGCTCGGGGACGAGGTCACCGATCTGGCCCGGAGCGACCCGAAGCAGTGGCAGCCGTTCGCCGACGACCTCGACCGGATCCGGAAGGCCGCCGAGCGGGGCGCCGCGCTCACCCAGCGGCTGCTCACCTTCAGCCGGCGGGACCTCAGCCGGCCACGGGTGCTGGAACCCGGCGCCGTCCTGGACCGGCTGCTGCCGTCGCTGCGCACCGCGGTCGGTGAGGGCCACGAACTGCGGCTGACCGCCGTACCCGAGTTGTGGCCGGTCCTGCTCGATCCCGGGCAACTCGACCAGCTGCTGGTCAACCTGGCGATCAACGCCCGGGACGCGATGCCCGGCGGCGGCCCGGTGGTCATCGACGCCGACAACCTCCGGTTCGACGGTGACGACCCCGGCTATCAACCGCCACCCGAGACCGGGCGCCGCTACCTGCGCCTGCGGGTCACCGACACCGGCGTCGGCATGTCCGCCGACGTGGCGGCGCGCGCCTTCGAACCGTTCTTCACCACCAAGACCAAGAACCCGGGTACGGGACTCGGGCTGGCCGCCGTCTACGGGATCGTGGGCCAGGCCGGCGGCTGCCTGGCCGTGACGTCGATTCCCGGCGCCGGCACCACCATGACGGTCCTGCTGCCGGCCACCGACGAGGCGTACAGCGACCCGGCGGACGAGATCGTCCCCGACGACGGCGGCCCGGACGGCGGCGAGCCGGGGCGGTACCACGTCATCCTGCTCGCCGACGACGAGGAGGGCGTCCGCGAGTCCACCGCCCGGGCGCTCTCCCGCCACGGCTACCGTGTCCTGACCGCCCCCGACGGCCCGGCCGCGCTGACCCTGGCGCACCAGCACCGCGACGAGATCGACGTGCTGCTCACCGACGTGATCATGCCGAGGATGCACGGCGGCGAGCTGGCCCAGCGGGTGGTCGAGCTGATCCCGGACATCCGGGTGATCTACATGTCCGGGTACGCCGAGCCGCTGCTCGACGTCGCGCCCGCCGGCTCCACGGCCACCCCGCTGCTGGAGAAGCCGTTCGCCATCGCCGAGCTGCTGCGCACCCTGCGCCCCGGCCCGATTCGCTCCGACGGCAGGGGAACCGGTATGCACGTCACGTGA
- a CDS encoding peptidase M23: MLFVTAVAVIAAFLISPLVRADENCAPSPTPSALGHWTDEQLANARLIVTIGSERRVPEEALVIAVATALQESRLRNLPGGDRDSIGLFQQRPSQGWGTPRQLTDPAYQTGKFYDRLLTVDGWQEMRLTEAAQAVQVSAFPEAYAKHAKTAAQLVGALGGCHSIAG, encoded by the coding sequence ATGTTGTTCGTGACCGCGGTCGCCGTGATCGCCGCCTTTCTGATCAGCCCGCTGGTACGCGCCGACGAGAACTGCGCGCCCTCCCCCACACCGTCGGCGCTCGGCCACTGGACCGACGAGCAGCTCGCCAACGCGCGCCTCATCGTCACCATCGGCAGCGAGCGGCGGGTGCCGGAGGAGGCGCTGGTCATCGCGGTGGCGACCGCGCTGCAGGAGTCCCGGCTGCGCAATCTGCCGGGCGGCGACCGTGACTCGATCGGCCTGTTCCAGCAGCGGCCCAGCCAGGGGTGGGGCACGCCGCGGCAGCTCACCGACCCGGCGTACCAGACCGGGAAGTTCTACGACCGCCTGCTCACCGTCGACGGCTGGCAGGAGATGCGGCTCACCGAGGCGGCCCAGGCGGTGCAGGTGTCGGCGTTCCCGGAGGCCTACGCGAAACACGCGAAGACCGCGGCCCAGTTGGTGGGCGCGCTGGGCGGGTGCCATAGCATCGCCGGGTGA
- a CDS encoding RCC1 domain-containing protein, giving the protein MREHRRRWATGIVTAVAAVMTALGATAGPAAADAAGSAGVATGYSHTCAIPAGGSLWCWGGNGRGQLGNGTTTASTTPVRVGTATDWTAIDAGPSFNCALRADGGLWCWGNNLRGQLGDGTTTNRPTPVRVGTAAWSTVSAGDSHTCGVRTDGTLWCWGFNRLGQLGTGSNYYETAPVQVGTATTWADVTAGYGHSCATRTDGSLWCWGDGTTGQLGIGVLSYRTTPERVGTETSWNGVTAGYGFTCGTRTDGSLWCWGENGYGQLGNTGSYQTTPTRVGAGTTWARVAAGDSSVCAVRTDGSLWCWGNNANGQLGDGTTTHRSAPVRVGDAVTWSSDVAVNYHGCGVRTDDSLWCWGGNGSGQLGDGTTTPRTSPAQVTL; this is encoded by the coding sequence ATGCGTGAACATCGGCGCCGCTGGGCAACCGGCATCGTGACCGCTGTCGCGGCCGTCATGACGGCACTCGGCGCGACGGCCGGCCCCGCCGCGGCGGACGCCGCCGGGAGCGCAGGAGTCGCCACCGGCTACTCGCACACCTGCGCGATCCCGGCTGGCGGCAGCCTCTGGTGCTGGGGTGGCAACGGGCGCGGCCAACTCGGCAACGGCACCACGACGGCCAGCACCACCCCGGTACGCGTCGGCACCGCCACCGACTGGACCGCCATCGACGCCGGACCCTCGTTCAACTGCGCCCTGCGTGCCGACGGCGGCCTGTGGTGCTGGGGCAACAACCTGCGCGGCCAGCTCGGCGACGGCACCACCACCAACCGTCCCACCCCGGTACGGGTCGGCACGGCGGCGTGGAGCACCGTGAGCGCCGGCGACAGCCACACGTGCGGTGTCCGGACCGACGGCACCCTCTGGTGCTGGGGCTTCAACCGGCTCGGCCAGCTCGGCACCGGAAGCAACTACTACGAGACCGCCCCGGTGCAGGTCGGCACCGCCACCACCTGGGCAGACGTCACCGCCGGGTACGGCCACAGCTGCGCCACCCGTACCGACGGCAGCCTGTGGTGCTGGGGTGACGGCACGACCGGCCAGCTCGGCATCGGCGTCCTCAGCTACCGCACCACCCCGGAGCGGGTCGGCACCGAGACCAGCTGGAACGGGGTGACCGCGGGGTACGGCTTCACCTGCGGGACCCGTACCGACGGCAGCCTGTGGTGCTGGGGCGAGAACGGGTACGGCCAGCTCGGCAACACCGGCAGCTACCAGACCACCCCGACCCGGGTCGGCGCCGGCACCACCTGGGCACGGGTCGCCGCCGGTGACAGTTCCGTCTGCGCGGTGCGTACCGACGGCAGCCTGTGGTGCTGGGGCAACAACGCGAACGGCCAGCTGGGCGACGGCACCACCACGCACCGGTCCGCGCCCGTACGGGTCGGCGACGCCGTCACCTGGAGCAGCGACGTCGCCGTCAACTACCACGGGTGCGGGGTGCGTACCGACGACAGCCTGTGGTGCTGGGGCGGCAACGGCTCCGGCCAGCTCGGCGACGGCACCACCACGCCGCGGACCAGCCCGGCGCAGGTGACGCTGTAG
- a CDS encoding LacI family DNA-binding transcriptional regulator, with amino-acid sequence MEDDSRGVSPETSRRVTLRDVARIAGVSHQTVSRAINGKGEIDPETRRRVLEVVQQLRYRPSRHARGLVRPDTTTIGLIVADVVNPYFPELIAGVISAAEQRGWKVLISTTQDDPGREPELLRSLAGQVDALIGYLFQPEDVIAGAVEGLPLVVINRPARHPAFSAVEVDVRAGVEAAMEHLIARGHRRIGMIDCPSAADPSRRDVLLAAAAAHGVPIAADAIVEVEQSQAGGEAGLARLREVRPDVTAVMAFNDMVAMGAHRTARRLGLSMPGDIALIGFDGLSFGELLEPPLTTVGIDKRGLGELAVAQVERLLAGDTPPTVVAPTRLLIRGSA; translated from the coding sequence GTGGAAGACGACAGCCGGGGCGTTTCGCCCGAGACCAGCCGACGAGTGACCCTGCGTGACGTGGCCCGGATCGCCGGGGTGTCGCACCAGACCGTGTCGCGGGCGATCAACGGCAAGGGCGAGATCGACCCCGAGACCCGCCGCCGGGTGCTCGAGGTGGTCCAGCAATTGCGGTACCGACCGTCGCGTCATGCCCGTGGACTGGTCCGGCCGGACACGACCACCATCGGGCTGATCGTCGCCGACGTGGTGAACCCGTACTTCCCCGAGCTGATCGCCGGGGTGATCAGCGCCGCCGAGCAGCGCGGCTGGAAGGTGCTGATCAGCACGACGCAGGACGACCCGGGCCGCGAGCCGGAGCTGCTGCGCTCGCTCGCCGGGCAGGTCGACGCCCTGATCGGCTACCTGTTCCAGCCGGAGGACGTGATCGCCGGCGCGGTGGAGGGCCTGCCGCTGGTGGTCATCAACCGGCCCGCCCGGCATCCGGCGTTCAGCGCCGTCGAGGTGGACGTGCGCGCCGGGGTGGAGGCGGCGATGGAGCACCTGATCGCCCGGGGGCACCGCCGGATCGGCATGATCGACTGCCCGTCCGCCGCCGACCCGTCCCGGCGGGACGTTCTTCTGGCCGCGGCAGCCGCGCACGGCGTCCCGATCGCCGCGGACGCGATCGTCGAGGTCGAGCAGTCCCAGGCCGGCGGGGAGGCCGGTCTCGCCCGGCTGCGCGAGGTCCGCCCCGACGTCACGGCGGTGATGGCCTTCAACGACATGGTCGCGATGGGCGCGCACCGCACCGCGCGCCGCCTCGGCCTGAGCATGCCCGGTGACATCGCGCTGATCGGCTTCGACGGTCTCAGCTTCGGCGAGCTGCTCGAACCGCCGTTGACCACGGTCGGCATCGACAAGCGGGGGTTGGGCGAACTGGCCGTGGCCCAGGTCGAACGGCTCCTGGCCGGCGACACTCCGCCCACCGTGGTGGCCCCGACCCGGTTGCTGATCCGCGGCTCGGCCTGA
- a CDS encoding DUF2750 domain-containing protein produces MTSDDIPRPEAEQLRGLDETARVARTFEAIADRGALWVWGDEGDVLFTEDARRRNLLPIWPYATVARLENEGEVDGEHAIRIPADVFLREWLPQLEEDDADIAVFPVEERNAAVLTLAEFRSRLR; encoded by the coding sequence GTGACATCGGATGACATTCCCCGCCCTGAGGCGGAGCAGCTGCGCGGGCTGGACGAGACGGCCCGGGTGGCCCGGACGTTCGAGGCCATCGCGGACCGGGGCGCCCTGTGGGTGTGGGGCGACGAGGGTGACGTCCTGTTCACCGAGGACGCCCGGCGGCGCAACCTGCTGCCGATCTGGCCGTACGCGACGGTCGCCCGGCTGGAGAACGAGGGCGAGGTCGACGGCGAGCACGCCATCCGCATCCCGGCCGACGTGTTCCTGCGCGAATGGCTGCCGCAGTTGGAGGAGGACGACGCCGACATCGCGGTCTTCCCGGTGGAGGAGCGGAACGCGGCGGTGCTGACGCTCGCCGAGTTCCGCTCCCGGTTGCGCTGA